In the Thermoproteales archaeon genome, one interval contains:
- a CDS encoding glycosyltransferase — protein sequence MKISVIVATKNCQEHISDLMDSLANIVDEDVQVLIIDSSTDETPEIASKYDFAEVIKFDKPGLNAARNYGVKRADGDIVIFTDCDCIVPKNWIKNILKVFEEENADVIGGSAKNFFEEVYLVTDYANEGIWPVMPVYKERIILTRENFRNVRLPPGNNLAFKKAIFERGYFFDEEYKYGCDEIDLLWRLCRDNFKIVVDPDVYVYHKHRTSLKELLRQEFRYGMGHYLFFVKNRDCPISWPAAVGSYFFTLFFTLLGFSYFIFQPLFVFLSVFTLTTLAEVYTILFIYYFKKRKLKLKKCLLYPLLDIACHISYLLGFLNASIRERIACRER from the coding sequence TTGAAAATAAGCGTTATCGTTGCCACAAAAAATTGTCAAGAACATATTTCCGATTTAATGGATTCCCTAGCGAATATTGTAGATGAAGATGTCCAGGTTTTAATAATTGATTCCTCTACGGATGAAACCCCAGAGATCGCTTCTAAATACGATTTTGCTGAAGTTATTAAGTTCGATAAACCCGGATTAAACGCTGCAAGAAACTATGGTGTAAAAAGAGCCGATGGAGATATCGTAATCTTTACTGATTGCGACTGTATTGTTCCAAAAAATTGGATTAAGAACATCTTGAAAGTATTTGAAGAAGAAAATGCAGACGTGATTGGTGGAAGTGCAAAGAATTTTTTCGAAGAAGTTTATCTTGTGACGGATTATGCTAATGAAGGGATCTGGCCTGTAATGCCAGTTTATAAGGAAAGAATAATTCTCACAAGAGAGAATTTCAGAAATGTTAGATTACCACCAGGTAATAATTTAGCGTTTAAAAAAGCGATTTTTGAAAGGGGTTATTTTTTCGATGAAGAGTACAAATATGGATGCGATGAAATTGATCTTCTTTGGCGTTTATGCCGTGACAATTTTAAAATCGTAGTAGATCCGGATGTTTATGTTTACCATAAGCATAGAACTTCATTAAAAGAGCTATTAAGACAGGAATTTAGATATGGCATGGGCCATTACTTGTTTTTTGTCAAGAATAGAGACTGTCCAATTTCCTGGCCTGCCGCAGTCGGCTCTTATTTTTTCACTCTTTTTTTCACTCTATTAGGATTTTCTTACTTTATATTCCAACCCTTGTTTGTATTTTTGAGCGTTTTCACCCTAACCACACTTGCTGAAGTTTATACTATACTCTTCATATATTACTTTAAAAAGCGTAAACTAAAATTAAAGAAGTGCCTGCTTTATCCTTTGCTCGATATAGCCTGTCATATATCATATTTACTGGGTTTTTTGAATGCTAGTATTCGAGAAAGAATAGCATGTAGAGAGCGATGA
- a CDS encoding M20/M25/M40 family metallo-hydrolase — MSELVDFLMELVSIKTELRIEEQRVVRENYEEIANVIDSKLRDLDLKVEKIILEDEFGRVPAILAEPKDIEATESIALVSHYDVVPARSPWSINGREVDPYEPVLIEDKLFGRGSADDKSAIAASIFALKEALEENYKFRYKPVLVITGDEEGGPLGIKALLEKGYRWDKAAILDASADFLSVGASGIIHGWIYIYGKGGHAGYPHLADNPVAKLVKVMSYIQEEYGKVRLSKISRFPSPPGSPLPYVWGRFNFTIIKLGEGEVGKHNVIPREVIAGFDVRLIPEEDPEEAVKEFASYLSAAFNEYGVRGKVEVIARHRGWYTTDKELENKAFEALKKAIKAVNMKQDARIGAELGGNDGTFFYLKGIPVIAFGAIRSNNNIHADNEFVYLRDVEFLKEYVKALIAEGS, encoded by the coding sequence ATGAGCGAACTCGTGGATTTTCTGATGGAACTTGTTTCCATAAAAACTGAGTTAAGGATAGAGGAGCAAAGAGTTGTACGAGAAAATTATGAAGAAATCGCTAATGTCATAGATTCCAAGCTGAGAGATCTAGATTTAAAAGTTGAGAAAATTATTCTAGAAGACGAATTTGGACGTGTTCCAGCAATTTTGGCTGAACCCAAAGATATTGAAGCTACAGAATCTATCGCACTCGTTTCGCATTACGATGTTGTACCTGCGAGATCTCCTTGGAGTATTAACGGTCGCGAAGTAGACCCATACGAGCCTGTCCTGATAGAAGACAAGCTTTTCGGCCGAGGCTCTGCCGACGATAAATCTGCTATAGCGGCGTCAATATTCGCGTTGAAGGAAGCTTTGGAAGAAAATTATAAGTTTAGGTATAAGCCTGTGTTAGTTATTACTGGCGATGAAGAAGGCGGCCCCCTGGGCATTAAAGCTCTCCTCGAAAAAGGTTATAGATGGGATAAAGCCGCTATCTTAGACGCATCTGCTGATTTCTTATCAGTGGGAGCTAGCGGAATAATACATGGCTGGATATACATTTACGGAAAAGGAGGACATGCAGGGTACCCGCATCTCGCAGATAATCCTGTTGCTAAGCTTGTAAAAGTAATGAGCTATATCCAGGAGGAGTATGGGAAAGTAAGGTTGAGCAAAATTTCTCGTTTTCCATCTCCACCAGGTTCCCCGCTGCCTTATGTATGGGGTAGATTCAACTTCACAATAATAAAACTTGGAGAAGGAGAAGTTGGCAAACACAACGTGATACCTAGAGAGGTAATAGCAGGTTTTGATGTCAGGCTAATTCCCGAGGAAGATCCCGAAGAAGCTGTAAAAGAATTTGCATCCTATTTAAGCGCTGCTTTTAACGAATATGGAGTACGTGGAAAAGTCGAAGTTATTGCTAGACATAGAGGATGGTATACAACGGATAAAGAGCTAGAGAATAAGGCTTTTGAAGCATTGAAAAAAGCTATTAAAGCCGTAAATATGAAGCAGGATGCTAGAATAGGTGCTGAGCTGGGTGGAAACGATGGAACATTCTTCTATTTGAAAGGCATACCGGTAATCGCTTTCGGAGCCATAAGAAGTAACAATAACATTCATGCAGATAACGAATTCGTGTACTTGCGGGACGTAGAGTTTTTAAAGGAATACGTTAAAGCCTTGATTGCTGAAGGTAGTTAG